The following coding sequences lie in one Arachis ipaensis cultivar K30076 chromosome B05, Araip1.1, whole genome shotgun sequence genomic window:
- the LOC110272043 gene encoding protein NRT1/ PTR FAMILY 8.3-like has product MQCRCLDKASIVSDAKSKIDYFPDPWRLCTVTQVEELKILLCMFPIWASGIIFCCCTFLCEWLAYYGVANNLVTYLTTRLHEGPVSAARNVTIFQGTCYLTPLLGSFLADAYWGRYWTIVVFYGSYLIGICTLTLSAIFSTQSGVFFLGIYLIAVGIGGIKPCICPFGADQFDDTNHKERASKALFFNWNYFTSNIGALIVDEH; this is encoded by the exons atGCAATGTAGGTGCCTCGATAAAGCATCTATAGTGTCTGATGCTAAGAGCAAAATTGATTATTTCCCTGATCCATGGAGACTCTGCACTGTGACACAAGTTGAGGAACTGAAGATCTTGCTCTGCATGTTCCCAATTTGGGCTTCAGGAATCATTTTTTGCTGCT GTACTTTCCTCTGTGAATGGTTGGCCTATTATGGAGTTGCCAATAATCTTGTCACCTATCTAACAACTAGACTTCATGAAGGGCCTGTTTCTGCAGCAAGAAATGTTACCATCTTTCAGGGAACATGCTACCTTACGCCTCTGCTTGGATCATTCCTTGCTGATGCATACTGGGGAAGATATTGGACAATCGTTGTGTTCTATGGAAGTTATCTCATT gGAATCTGCACATTGACCCTTTCAGCAATCTTTTCAACTCAAAGTGGTGTATTCTTCCTTGGAATCTATTTGATTGCAGTAGGGATTGGTGGGATCAAGCCATGTATATGTCCCTTTGGAGCAGACCAGTTTGATGATACAAATCATAAGGAAAGAGCAAGTAAAGCATTATTCTTCAATTGGAACTACTTCACTAGCAACATTGGTGCACTCATAGT agatgaacattag